agttttgttACTAAATTTAGTTATGAAAGATTTAGATATAGTTTTGAAAGGATAAAAGATACAAAGTAtacattaataaattttatatttttgtaagaaaattgaaaatgtaaattctttatatatactattgTATTTAAATTTAGTGAGGAGATAATTAATTTGTAACATACATCTTTGATATCAttcataatataattttttttgttatttagtgtggtctttgaattattattattcaataatTTCTTTCATGAAAATTTTGTAGGTATTGTAGTAACGTATATCCAACAACAGAATTTTTTGGAACATGTAATTGGTGTTTGAGTCAGAACGAGGATTCACCAAACTCTTcaaattcttcatcttcttacaagaaaaatgaaagcacagaagatgaaggaaagaacaaacaaataaaaaattgttttcagaAGAAAGGAGTAATCAAAGGAAGTGGTGTTTATCGTCTTCAACTTCCAAAACCAATGAAGAAACCAAAATCACCAATAGCATCATCAACATCTCCATCCATTTTAGTTTCAACTCGAAAAAGAATCATCACAAATGGTGCTTTAGAAGAGAAGTTGAGGAGAACAAGATcggaaaatattataaaaagtagtagtaataataatattggtGCGACCAAACAAGTTTTCAGGAATAAGGTGAGAAGGTATAAGCTTTTAGATGAAGTTTCAAGTTAAAATTAATAAGAGATGAGATGAATTattcatgcatacaaaaaaagaaaagaaaagggtgattgatcctttttattttaatatatagtattttgttttggaAGTTTTGTCCTAATGCAATGTACATAACAAAAGTGTTTAGATTCGTAACACAAGTACTTTGAATTTGTCATTCTCTAATGTCATTTTAACGTGCAAATAGGAAAATTAGAATCGGAATTGTTGATTGAGTACTCAATGAGGTTGTGGTAGGAATGTTCTAGTAGcgtaaattattataaatattttgtgtgGAGCTATTAGGACTGAATTCACGGTGAAGAATTTACATACTAGTTATGTTTGGatggaagagaaaaaaaaaaaatgacgtgaaattataaaataagtttGTTGTATACTAAATATTCGAAttataaaaagttttatttGGGTGGAAGAGAAAAGACAGAATCAAgtgaaattatatatataaaaaaaaaagaaaaaactgttGTATACATATTCAAATTTTGTGGACCGAACctggacaaaaaaataaataaaaaaattgtggacGACTATCTATTTTATTAGCTTATCTGTTTATTTGCTCTTCTAACGCATAGGAATAGTGTGATATAGTACTTCAATATACAATTATCTTGAATTGAGGTCTTGGGTTCAAGTCTCGTTCGAGTAAGTGATACAGTTGATCTTGTCATACATATTAatgcataaaaaatttaatattttaaaaatattcatcgagacgaatccaacgacatattatatgatattatttatctttgtatattagtaaaaaaatacgGTCAAAGTATGTTAagttaatttaatatatatattcatacatGGTTACTCGATAACTTGTTATTGAGTCAAAGTTTTTTCTTAACTAAATTGTGGTTACTTTGTTACAAAGAACTTGAGTTATGTTAATAAGTTCCTCTAGGAAACTTGTTAATAAAGTTAAAAAGGAAGTGATAAACTGGAGCTAGAAAAACAAATTGAGTTTTAAGGTGTTGAATGcattattttaaagataaagtttctttttaaatttcttttcaagTGCCCTTAAGGCAGGGAACTTGTTATTATTTCTTAAAGAATTGAAGATTAAATTACTCTGCGtcccccccttttttttttttttttaaatggtctACTATTTAAATAATCCATTTTTTGTTCCCActattttacttcttttttacttttggtCTCTTGTCTCATTCTTGTTCATTTTTTATGATACGACTCATTCATTTCTGACATGACATTATTTATTAGACTAAACTAAATATCCATGTCAACAATAATATATCTAATAAGTGGTGTCACGTCACGTCATAAATAAGTAAATTGCATTATAAGAAAATGACTCAAATAATATTATGaaccaaaatttcaaaaaagttaaattgatttttaaaatagagagaccaaaattttattttgtttaaaataagagGATAACAATTGCATTCAAAccaaacatttaatttttgatAGGTCAAGCTCTAGACTTAGTACAAAATACGTCATCGGTGTCCTAACTCATACCATGCATAATTAGAAATTCATGAGTTGTATTGATTGAACCAAAAGGTGCAATAGCTCTTTATATAGGTGAGCTGAGAAATGGAAAACATTTAAGCCTCTTCCAGCTCAGCATCCAAGCTGGCAGTGACTCAAACAAAAGAATACAAGTCTACTAAAAATTGCATGATGCAAATTAAGATTTTATTATCCATAATTTCTCGTTTAGTGTGTTCTAGTGAAATGTTTACTCACAATAAATAGCATTATTCTTGTAATATAGTACTTATCTTAAATTAGAGGTGGTAAAACTGGCTCAATCCATCGGACCTGACTCGTTTAGTCCATCTCGCTTAACATTTTGAAAACATGGGGTAGACCGGTCTGCCAAACTTgtcaacttgattttttttttcttttgttatcaATAGGTTAGACATAATTTAAAGTGAAGCGATCAAATAAGTCAATATAATCCAAAATTGTCTACTAAATTTATGTTTTACCACAAATATATTTGC
Above is a genomic segment from Medicago truncatula cultivar Jemalong A17 chromosome 5, MtrunA17r5.0-ANR, whole genome shotgun sequence containing:
- the LOC11433254 gene encoding uncharacterized protein — its product is MTSKGTNSAEQLPKTECCMCGDLGFSDQLFLCKICQIRSQHRYCSNVYPTTEFFGTCNWCLSQNEDSPNSSNSSSSYKKNESTEDEGKNKQIKNCFQKKGVIKGSGVYRLQLPKPMKKPKSPIASSTSPSILVSTRKRIITNGALEEKLRRTRSENIIKSSSNNNIGATKQVFRNKVRRYKLLDEVSS